The following proteins are encoded in a genomic region of Heptranchias perlo isolate sHepPer1 chromosome 6, sHepPer1.hap1, whole genome shotgun sequence:
- the lipt2 gene encoding octanoyl-[acyl-carrier-protein]:protein N-octanoyltransferase LIPT2, mitochondrial: MTLLKPVIEVVNLGSVSYASALRAQRAFIRRHLDALSQLPTSEPPVNALLLCEHPPVYTIGIRKAPYPIEEEERLKRLGAEFHRVDRGGLITFHGPGQLVCYPILNLAHFRKSVRWYVGELERTAVELCRRFGIKAETSPDTGVWVGDDKICAIGIRCGRYVTSHGLALNCNTDLRWFSHITPCGIEGKGVTSLSRALKREVTVSEAVEPFLETFAEQFNCTLRR; encoded by the exons ATGACTTTATTGAAGCCAGTGATCGAAGTGGTGAATCTGGGCAGCGTTTCTTACGCAAGTGCGCTGCGAGCGCAGCGGGCGTTTATCCGCCGCCACCTGGACGCCCTGTCCCAGCTGCCCACCTCGGAGCCTCCAGTCAACGCGCTGCTCCTGTGCGagcaccctcccgtttacaccatCGGAATCAGGAAGGCCCCGTAtcccattgaggaggaggagcggcTGAAACGGCTGGGGGCGGAGTTCCACCGGGTCGACCGAGGCGGGCTGATCACCTTCCACGGCCCCGGGCAGCTGGTCTGCTACCCCATCCTCAACCTGGCTCACTTCAGGAAGAGCGTACGCTGGTACGTGGGTGAGCTGGAACGGACCGCCGTCGAGCTGTGCCGCAGGTTCGGGATCAAGGCAGAGACGTCACCTGACACCGGAGTGTGGGTTGGAGACGACAAAATCTGTGCGATCG GGATTCGCTGCGGCAGATACGTCACCTCTCATGGGCTGGCGCTCAACTGCAACACTGACCTCCGCTGGTTCTCTCACATCACCCCCTGCGGCATCGAGGGCAAAGGGGTCACCTCCCTGAGCCGGGCGCTGAAGAGGGAGGTGACTGTCTCCGAGGCGGTGGAGCCTTTCCTGGAAACATTCGCGGAGCAGTTCAACTGCACGCTGAGGCGTTAG